A section of the Drosophila sechellia strain sech25 chromosome 3L, ASM438219v1, whole genome shotgun sequence genome encodes:
- the LOC6605573 gene encoding GPN-loop GTPase 2: MMQRFPTQATVENPRYGQLIIGPPGSGKTTYCAEALKFYRELGRQVGVVNLDPANENMSYEPVLSVMELITVEDCMEHLKLGPNGALMHCSEYLAEHLEDWLLPALRKLSATHNYFLFDCPGQIELYTHHNAMARVFERLERERYSLVTVNLIDSHYCSEPAKFIATLLMALNTMLRMSLPHVNVLSKADLLKKHETKLHFNVDYYTDVLDLKYLLDKLDDDPAMRKYHKLNAAICSMVEDYALVSFQLLDVFSTDSMLRLRNHIDKANGYVYKAGEEQTVNSLLACAVGAETEAARMEHDVQPYME, encoded by the coding sequence ATGATGCAAAGATTTCCGACGCAGGCGACCGTGGAGAATCCACGTTATGGACAGCTGATTATAGGACCTCCTGGTTCTGGGAAAACCACCTATTGTGCCGAGGCCCTTAAGTTCTATCGCGAACTGGGCCGCCAGGTGGGCGTTGTGAATCTGGATCCAGCTAACGAAAACATGTCCTACGAACCGGTGCTCAGTGTGATGGAGCTAATCACTGTGGAGGATTGTATGGAGCACCTAAAGCTGGGACCGAACGGAGCTCTAATGCACTGCTCTGAGTATCTGGCTGAACATTTGGAGGATTGGCTGTTGCCGGCACTGCGCAAACTGAGCGCCACCCACAACTACTTCCTGTTCGACTGTCCCGGCCAAATTGAGCTATATACCCATCACAATGCTATGGCCCGGGTTTTTGAGCGTTTGGAGCGTGAGAGATATAGCCTGGTCACCGTTAACCTCATAGATTCCCATTACTGCTCGGAGCCAGCCAAATTCATTGCCACTTTGCTGATGGCATTGAACACCATGTTGCGAATGAGTCTACCCCACGTGAATGTGCTTTCCAAGGCCGATCTACTAAAGAAGCACGAGACCAAGTTGCACTTCAACGTGGACTACTATACGGACGTCCTGGACCTCAAGTATTTGCTGGACAAACTGGACGATGATCCCGCCATGCGAAAGTACCACAAACTGAATGCAGCCATCTGCTCCATGGTGGAGGACTACGCCCTCGTTTCATTCCAACTGCTGGACGTATTCAGCACGGACAGCATGCTCCGCTTGCGCAATCACATCGACAAGGCTAATGGATACGTCTACAAGGCAGGCGAGGAGCAGACGGTCAACTCACTACTAGCCTGCGCCGTGGGTGCAGAAACTGAGGCCGCTCGTATGGAGCATGATGTCCAGCCCTATATGGAATAA
- the LOC6605574 gene encoding actin-interacting protein 1 isoform X1 yields the protein MAQPQPPAYENKNIYATLPRTQRGQPIVLGADPKGKNFLYTNGNSVIIRNIENPAIADVYTEHSCAVNVAKYSPSGFYIASGDASGKIRIWDTVNKEHLLKNEFQPIAGPIKDISWSPDNQRIVAVGEGRERFGHVFMSETGTSVGEISGQSKSINSADFRPARPFRIVTGSEDNTIAVFEGPPFKFKMTKQDHSRFVQAVRYSPDGKFFASAGFDGKVFLYDGTSSELVGEFGSPAHKGGVYALAWKPDSTQLLTCSGDKTCRLWTVESRELVSEFVMGTTVDDQQVSCLWQGDNLITVSLSGVITYLNVADPSKPLRVVKGHNKPITVLGLSDDRSTIYTGSHDGVVTNWNSGSGTNDRITGTGHGNQINGIAAWGDFVYTCGIDDSLRQFSVEGNSYTDYVVKLNCQPRGLAILRNENIIALACIKELTLVQDQKKIFSLPIKYEASSIAVNADTSDVAVGGDDQKLHIYTLKGGVLEPKVELDHLGAVTDVSYSPDLKYLVACDAHRKVVLYSVEEYKPAHNKEWGFHSARVNTVAWSPNSLLVASGSLDTTIIIWSVANPAKHTIIKNAHPQSQITRLVWLDNNTVISTGQDCNTKVWHVESI from the exons ATGGCACAACCCCAACCACCGGCGTACGAAAACA AAAACATCTACGCAACTCTGCCGCGCACCCAACGCGGCCAACCCATCGTATTGGGTGCCGATCCCAAGGGCAAGAACTTCCTGTACACCAATGGAAACTCTGTGATCATCAGGAACATCGAG AATCCAGCCATCGCCGATGTCTACACGGAGCACTCGTGTGCAGTGAACGTGGCCAAGTACTCGCCCAGCGGATTCTATATTGCATCTGGCG ACGCCTCCGGCAAGATTCGCATTTGGGACACGGTCAACAAAGAGCACCTGCTTAAGAATGAGTTCCAGCCTATTGCAGGACCCATCAAGGATATTAGCTGGTCGCCAGACAATCAGCGCATCGTGGCCGTGGGCGAGGGACGCGAACGTTTCGGTCATGTCTTTATGTCTGAAACCGGCACGTCTGTGGGCGAGATCAGCGGCCAGTCCAAGTCTATTAACTCGGCGGACTTCCGGCCAGCCAGGCCATTCCGCATTGTTACGG GCAGCGAAGACAATACTATCGCCGTGTTCGAGGGACCCCCGTTCAAGTTCAAGATGACCAAGCAGGATCACTCTCGCTTCGTCCAGGCTGTGCGCTACTCGCCTGATGGCAAATTCTTCGCCTCTGCCGGCTTTGATGGCAAAGTCTTCCTGTATGATGGCACCAGCTCTGAACTGGTGGGCGAATTTGGCTCTCCTGCCCACAAGGGCGGTGTTTACGCATTGGCCTGGAAACCAGACAGCACCCAACTGCTGACCTGCTCCGGCGACAAGACGTGCCGCCTTTGGACCGTGGAGTCGCGCGAGCTAGTTAGCGAGTTTGTGATGGGCACCACTGTGGATGACCAACAGGTGTCCTGCTTGTGGCAAGGAGACAACCTAATCACCGTCTCGCTTTCTGGCGTGATCACCTACCTCAATGTGGCGGATCCCTCGAAACCGCTGCGTGTGGTGAAGGGCCACAACAAGCCCATCACCGTGCTGGGACTGAGCGATGACCGCAGCACCATCTACACGGGTAGCCACGATGGCGTGGTGACCAACTGGAACTCAGGAAGCGGCACCAACGATCGCATCACAGGCACTGGACACGGAAACCAGATCAACGGCATTGCCGCCTGGGGTGACTTTGTCTATACCTGTGGCATCGACGACAGCCTTCGCCAGTTCAGCGTGGAGGGCAACTCCTACACGGACTATGTGGTGAAGCTTAACTGCCAGCCTCGTGGCTTGGCCATTTTGCGTAACGAGAACATCATTGCACTGGCCTGCATTAAAGAGTTGACTCTTGTGCAGGACCAAAAGAAGATCTTTTCGCTGCCCATCAAGTACGAGGCCAGCTCGATTGCCGTTAATGCGGACACTTCCGATGTGGCTGTCGGCGGTGATGACCAAAAGTTGCACATCTACACCCTGAAGGGCGGAGTATTGGAGCCCAAGGTGGAGCTGGATCACTTGGGAGCTGTCACGGATGTTTCTTACTCGCCGGACTTGAAGTATTTGGTTGCTTGCGATGCCCATCGCAAGGTGGTGCTCTACTCAGTGGAGGAGTACAAG CCTGCACACAACAAAGAGTGGGGCTTCCACAGTGCTCGCGTAAATACGGTGGCCTGGTCGCCCAACTCGCTGCTGGTGGCTAGTGGATCGTTGGACACTACTATCATTATCTGGTCCGTGGCCAATCCGGCCAAACATACTATCATCAAGA ATGCCCATCCGCAGTCGCAAATCACTCGGTTGGTCTGGCTGGACAACAACACTGTGATCTCCACCGGACAGGACTGCAACACCAAGGTGTGGCACGTGGAAAGCATTTAA
- the LOC6605574 gene encoding actin-interacting protein 1 isoform X2 — protein MSQQAKNENIYATLPRTQRGQPIVLGADPKGKNFLYTNGNSVIIRNIENPAIADVYTEHSCAVNVAKYSPSGFYIASGDASGKIRIWDTVNKEHLLKNEFQPIAGPIKDISWSPDNQRIVAVGEGRERFGHVFMSETGTSVGEISGQSKSINSADFRPARPFRIVTGSEDNTIAVFEGPPFKFKMTKQDHSRFVQAVRYSPDGKFFASAGFDGKVFLYDGTSSELVGEFGSPAHKGGVYALAWKPDSTQLLTCSGDKTCRLWTVESRELVSEFVMGTTVDDQQVSCLWQGDNLITVSLSGVITYLNVADPSKPLRVVKGHNKPITVLGLSDDRSTIYTGSHDGVVTNWNSGSGTNDRITGTGHGNQINGIAAWGDFVYTCGIDDSLRQFSVEGNSYTDYVVKLNCQPRGLAILRNENIIALACIKELTLVQDQKKIFSLPIKYEASSIAVNADTSDVAVGGDDQKLHIYTLKGGVLEPKVELDHLGAVTDVSYSPDLKYLVACDAHRKVVLYSVEEYKPAHNKEWGFHSARVNTVAWSPNSLLVASGSLDTTIIIWSVANPAKHTIIKNAHPQSQITRLVWLDNNTVISTGQDCNTKVWHVESI, from the exons ATGAGTCAACAGGCGAAAAACG AAAACATCTACGCAACTCTGCCGCGCACCCAACGCGGCCAACCCATCGTATTGGGTGCCGATCCCAAGGGCAAGAACTTCCTGTACACCAATGGAAACTCTGTGATCATCAGGAACATCGAG AATCCAGCCATCGCCGATGTCTACACGGAGCACTCGTGTGCAGTGAACGTGGCCAAGTACTCGCCCAGCGGATTCTATATTGCATCTGGCG ACGCCTCCGGCAAGATTCGCATTTGGGACACGGTCAACAAAGAGCACCTGCTTAAGAATGAGTTCCAGCCTATTGCAGGACCCATCAAGGATATTAGCTGGTCGCCAGACAATCAGCGCATCGTGGCCGTGGGCGAGGGACGCGAACGTTTCGGTCATGTCTTTATGTCTGAAACCGGCACGTCTGTGGGCGAGATCAGCGGCCAGTCCAAGTCTATTAACTCGGCGGACTTCCGGCCAGCCAGGCCATTCCGCATTGTTACGG GCAGCGAAGACAATACTATCGCCGTGTTCGAGGGACCCCCGTTCAAGTTCAAGATGACCAAGCAGGATCACTCTCGCTTCGTCCAGGCTGTGCGCTACTCGCCTGATGGCAAATTCTTCGCCTCTGCCGGCTTTGATGGCAAAGTCTTCCTGTATGATGGCACCAGCTCTGAACTGGTGGGCGAATTTGGCTCTCCTGCCCACAAGGGCGGTGTTTACGCATTGGCCTGGAAACCAGACAGCACCCAACTGCTGACCTGCTCCGGCGACAAGACGTGCCGCCTTTGGACCGTGGAGTCGCGCGAGCTAGTTAGCGAGTTTGTGATGGGCACCACTGTGGATGACCAACAGGTGTCCTGCTTGTGGCAAGGAGACAACCTAATCACCGTCTCGCTTTCTGGCGTGATCACCTACCTCAATGTGGCGGATCCCTCGAAACCGCTGCGTGTGGTGAAGGGCCACAACAAGCCCATCACCGTGCTGGGACTGAGCGATGACCGCAGCACCATCTACACGGGTAGCCACGATGGCGTGGTGACCAACTGGAACTCAGGAAGCGGCACCAACGATCGCATCACAGGCACTGGACACGGAAACCAGATCAACGGCATTGCCGCCTGGGGTGACTTTGTCTATACCTGTGGCATCGACGACAGCCTTCGCCAGTTCAGCGTGGAGGGCAACTCCTACACGGACTATGTGGTGAAGCTTAACTGCCAGCCTCGTGGCTTGGCCATTTTGCGTAACGAGAACATCATTGCACTGGCCTGCATTAAAGAGTTGACTCTTGTGCAGGACCAAAAGAAGATCTTTTCGCTGCCCATCAAGTACGAGGCCAGCTCGATTGCCGTTAATGCGGACACTTCCGATGTGGCTGTCGGCGGTGATGACCAAAAGTTGCACATCTACACCCTGAAGGGCGGAGTATTGGAGCCCAAGGTGGAGCTGGATCACTTGGGAGCTGTCACGGATGTTTCTTACTCGCCGGACTTGAAGTATTTGGTTGCTTGCGATGCCCATCGCAAGGTGGTGCTCTACTCAGTGGAGGAGTACAAG CCTGCACACAACAAAGAGTGGGGCTTCCACAGTGCTCGCGTAAATACGGTGGCCTGGTCGCCCAACTCGCTGCTGGTGGCTAGTGGATCGTTGGACACTACTATCATTATCTGGTCCGTGGCCAATCCGGCCAAACATACTATCATCAAGA ATGCCCATCCGCAGTCGCAAATCACTCGGTTGGTCTGGCTGGACAACAACACTGTGATCTCCACCGGACAGGACTGCAACACCAAGGTGTGGCACGTGGAAAGCATTTAA
- the LOC6605575 gene encoding protein bric-a-brac 2 isoform X2 has product MEHVNSTNARQPQHHHFDQQLQHNDSQQQFCLRWHNHQTSLLSTLPILLDQSHLTDVTISAEGRQLRAHRVVLSACSSFFMDIFRALEASNHPVIIIPGASFGAIVSLLTFMYSGEVNVYEEQIPMLLNLAETLGIKGLADVQNNNLPKTARSGGGSYMDTANEKSSEFERPSTPSPTPTPTLTPSHTPTPSHPIPLPQLPSAALNTPLLANKLGSVNSSGMGTTPLENLFKSLQFYPSLLPQPLNFSQTALNKTTELLAKYQQQCQLYQSGMQEDQLETDCFGPKRLKGDSPPKELRRLEKSLLKNPKSSSTTNSSSSKSPQECSIPNPIVATSPVTLAPPTMAHFSPQLPVVKCSSASYPSALGQGQLYSSKPPLYSAAVTPTAAQQAAQMHHHPQTGPSPYISAEDHAKLQLHIEQYQREAAAAAAAAAGGMALVSAKSEPNLLSLSADRDKSLATAPIKPPSNSKLYATCFICHKQLSNQYNLRVHLETHQNVRYACNVCSHVSRSKDALRKHVSYRHPGAPSPCENEARRKRVSKLAATTVPTSTAMSMSASHTVTSGDVGPAPATTLGCSGQEARNPYLFMPNQFQMAAAAAAVAVAESSPASGQPSLDLAHEASPSIKSEREPPAASNGEATGVEASASTT; this is encoded by the exons ATGGAACATGTAAATAGCACTAATGCCAGACAACCGCAGCATCATCATTTTgatcagcagctgcagcacaaTGACAGCCAACAGCAGTTCTGCCTGCGATGGCACAACCATCAG ACCAGTTTGCTGAGCACCCTGCCCATTCTACTGGACCAATCCCATCTGACGGATGTGACCATTTCGGCCGAGGGACGCCAACTGCGGGCCCATCGCGTGGTACTGAGTGCCTGCAGCAGCTTTTTTATGGACATCTTCCGGGCTCTGGAGGCCAGTAACCATCCAGTTATCATTATACCAGGGGCCAGCTTCGGCGCAATCGTTTCACTGCTCACATTCATGTACTCCGGCGAGGTGAATGTATACGAGGAGCAGATTCCGATGCTGCTCAACCTGGCCGAGACACTGGGCATCAAGGGACTGGCCGATGTCCAGAATAACAAT CTACCAAAAACAGCGAGAAGTGGAGGTGGCTCTTACATGGATACGGCGAACGAGAAGTCCTCTGAGTTTGAACGTCCCAGCACACCCTCGCCCACGCCCACCCCCACCCTCACGCCTTCACACACGCCCACTCCAAGCCATCCGATCCCCCTGCCCCAGCTGCCCAGTGCCGCACTTAACACCCCTCTTCTGGCCAACAAACTGGGATCGGTGAACTCCAGTGGAATGGGCACCACACCCCTGGAGAATCTTTTTAAGTCGCTGCAGTTCTACCCCAGTCTGCTGCCACAACCACTGAACTTCTCGCAGACGGCGCTCAACAAGACCACTGAGCTATTGGCCAAGTATCAGCAGCAGTGCCAGCTCTACCAGAGCGGGATGCAGGAGGATCAACTGGAGACGGACTGTTTTGGCCCCAAGAGGCTGAAGGGCGACAGTCCGCCGAAGGAGCTCAGGCGACTGGAAAAGAGCCTTTTAAAGAATCCAAAATCCTCCTCGACGACCAACAGTAGCAGTAGCAAGTCGCCGCAGGAATGCTCCATCCCGAATCCCATTGTGGCCACTTCGCCAGTAACTCTCGCTCCACCGACCATGGCACACTTTTCACCTCAGTTGCCGGTGGTCAAGTGCTCCTCGGCCAGTTACCCCAGCGCTCTCGGCCAAGGTCAACTCTACAGTAGCAAGCCACCACTTTATAGTGCAGCAGTCACGCCGACTGCCGCCCAGCAGGCGGCGCAGATGCACCATCACCCGCAAACCGGGCCATCACCCTACATCTCGGCCGAGGATCACGCCAAGCTGCAGCTCCACATCGAGCAGTATCAGCGggaagcggcagcagcagcggcagcggccgCCGGCGGAATGGCGCTGGTCAGCGCCAAGTCGGAGCCCAATCTGCTCTCGCTGAGCGCCGACCGCGACAAATCGCTGGCCACCGCACCCATCAAGCCGCCGTCCAACTCCAAGCTTTATGCCACTTGTTTCATCTGCCACAAGCAGCTGAGCAATCAATACAACCTGCGCGTCCACCTCGAAACCCATCAGAATGTTCG GTATGCCTGCAATGTCTGCTCCCATGTGTCCCGCAGCAAGGATGCCCTGCGCAAGCACGTTAGTTACCGACATCCTGGGGCGCCATCGCCATGTGAAAATGAGGCTCGCCGGAAGAGGGTCTCCAAACTGGCAGCGACCACTGTGCCCACTTCTACGGCCATGTCCATGAGCGCCAGTCACACGGTTACCAGTGGCGATGTGGGTCCAGCTCCAGCGACCACACTTGGATGTTCGGGTCAGGAGGCAAGGAATCCGTACCTCTTCATGCCCAATCAATTTCAgatggctgctgctgcagcagccgtAGCAGTGGCCGAATCCTCGCCAGCTTCTGGTCAGCCATCGCTGGACTTGGCACACGAGGCGTCACCGAGCATCAAAAGTGAGCGGGAGCCACCGGCGGCGAGCAACGGAGAGGCGACCGGTGTGGAGGCATCGGCGTCAACTACCTGA
- the LOC6605575 gene encoding protein bric-a-brac 2 isoform X1 — MEHVNSTNARQPQHHHFDQQLQHNDSQQQFCLRWHNHQTSLLSTLPILLDQSHLTDVTISAEGRQLRAHRVVLSACSSFFMDIFRALEASNHPVIIIPGASFGAIVSLLTFMYSGEVNVYEEQIPMLLNLAETLGIKGLADVQNNNQLPKTARSGGGSYMDTANEKSSEFERPSTPSPTPTPTLTPSHTPTPSHPIPLPQLPSAALNTPLLANKLGSVNSSGMGTTPLENLFKSLQFYPSLLPQPLNFSQTALNKTTELLAKYQQQCQLYQSGMQEDQLETDCFGPKRLKGDSPPKELRRLEKSLLKNPKSSSTTNSSSSKSPQECSIPNPIVATSPVTLAPPTMAHFSPQLPVVKCSSASYPSALGQGQLYSSKPPLYSAAVTPTAAQQAAQMHHHPQTGPSPYISAEDHAKLQLHIEQYQREAAAAAAAAAGGMALVSAKSEPNLLSLSADRDKSLATAPIKPPSNSKLYATCFICHKQLSNQYNLRVHLETHQNVRYACNVCSHVSRSKDALRKHVSYRHPGAPSPCENEARRKRVSKLAATTVPTSTAMSMSASHTVTSGDVGPAPATTLGCSGQEARNPYLFMPNQFQMAAAAAAVAVAESSPASGQPSLDLAHEASPSIKSEREPPAASNGEATGVEASASTT, encoded by the exons ATGGAACATGTAAATAGCACTAATGCCAGACAACCGCAGCATCATCATTTTgatcagcagctgcagcacaaTGACAGCCAACAGCAGTTCTGCCTGCGATGGCACAACCATCAG ACCAGTTTGCTGAGCACCCTGCCCATTCTACTGGACCAATCCCATCTGACGGATGTGACCATTTCGGCCGAGGGACGCCAACTGCGGGCCCATCGCGTGGTACTGAGTGCCTGCAGCAGCTTTTTTATGGACATCTTCCGGGCTCTGGAGGCCAGTAACCATCCAGTTATCATTATACCAGGGGCCAGCTTCGGCGCAATCGTTTCACTGCTCACATTCATGTACTCCGGCGAGGTGAATGTATACGAGGAGCAGATTCCGATGCTGCTCAACCTGGCCGAGACACTGGGCATCAAGGGACTGGCCGATGTCCAGAATAACAAT CAGCTACCAAAAACAGCGAGAAGTGGAGGTGGCTCTTACATGGATACGGCGAACGAGAAGTCCTCTGAGTTTGAACGTCCCAGCACACCCTCGCCCACGCCCACCCCCACCCTCACGCCTTCACACACGCCCACTCCAAGCCATCCGATCCCCCTGCCCCAGCTGCCCAGTGCCGCACTTAACACCCCTCTTCTGGCCAACAAACTGGGATCGGTGAACTCCAGTGGAATGGGCACCACACCCCTGGAGAATCTTTTTAAGTCGCTGCAGTTCTACCCCAGTCTGCTGCCACAACCACTGAACTTCTCGCAGACGGCGCTCAACAAGACCACTGAGCTATTGGCCAAGTATCAGCAGCAGTGCCAGCTCTACCAGAGCGGGATGCAGGAGGATCAACTGGAGACGGACTGTTTTGGCCCCAAGAGGCTGAAGGGCGACAGTCCGCCGAAGGAGCTCAGGCGACTGGAAAAGAGCCTTTTAAAGAATCCAAAATCCTCCTCGACGACCAACAGTAGCAGTAGCAAGTCGCCGCAGGAATGCTCCATCCCGAATCCCATTGTGGCCACTTCGCCAGTAACTCTCGCTCCACCGACCATGGCACACTTTTCACCTCAGTTGCCGGTGGTCAAGTGCTCCTCGGCCAGTTACCCCAGCGCTCTCGGCCAAGGTCAACTCTACAGTAGCAAGCCACCACTTTATAGTGCAGCAGTCACGCCGACTGCCGCCCAGCAGGCGGCGCAGATGCACCATCACCCGCAAACCGGGCCATCACCCTACATCTCGGCCGAGGATCACGCCAAGCTGCAGCTCCACATCGAGCAGTATCAGCGggaagcggcagcagcagcggcagcggccgCCGGCGGAATGGCGCTGGTCAGCGCCAAGTCGGAGCCCAATCTGCTCTCGCTGAGCGCCGACCGCGACAAATCGCTGGCCACCGCACCCATCAAGCCGCCGTCCAACTCCAAGCTTTATGCCACTTGTTTCATCTGCCACAAGCAGCTGAGCAATCAATACAACCTGCGCGTCCACCTCGAAACCCATCAGAATGTTCG GTATGCCTGCAATGTCTGCTCCCATGTGTCCCGCAGCAAGGATGCCCTGCGCAAGCACGTTAGTTACCGACATCCTGGGGCGCCATCGCCATGTGAAAATGAGGCTCGCCGGAAGAGGGTCTCCAAACTGGCAGCGACCACTGTGCCCACTTCTACGGCCATGTCCATGAGCGCCAGTCACACGGTTACCAGTGGCGATGTGGGTCCAGCTCCAGCGACCACACTTGGATGTTCGGGTCAGGAGGCAAGGAATCCGTACCTCTTCATGCCCAATCAATTTCAgatggctgctgctgcagcagccgtAGCAGTGGCCGAATCCTCGCCAGCTTCTGGTCAGCCATCGCTGGACTTGGCACACGAGGCGTCACCGAGCATCAAAAGTGAGCGGGAGCCACCGGCGGCGAGCAACGGAGAGGCGACCGGTGTGGAGGCATCGGCGTCAACTACCTGA
- the LOC6605576 gene encoding uncharacterized protein LOC6605576, whose protein sequence is MSFKVSLLCLLILAGYLTSIEAEVFPQCANAPLDTFVMAIEDCASYIYCNGEDSFRDSCPESTYFDDRTQECAFDDEGVCLRNADSVQTEEQPDKQITGEEQNGIEETTPVATPPSEYASTGSADSSTFQADHKTTPTESIPLVTEPSTTSDKPSSPSAKPFTPAEERPHCDASGDGDHPHPQRCEYYYRCLSGYLTIVRCPYKYGWDLPTKQCKPISETQCFTHNY, encoded by the coding sequence ATGTCATTTAAAGTATCTTTGCTCTGTCTGCTGATCCTGGCAGGATATCTCACTTCAATTGAAGCCGAAGTTTTCCCGCAGTGCGCGAATGCTCCATTGGACACCTTTGTCATGGCCATCGAAGATTGCGCTTCGTACATCTATTGCAATGGAGAGGACTCCTTCCGAGACAGCTGCCCCGAGTCCACCTATTTTGACGATAGAACCCAAGAGTGTGCCTTTGATGATGAGGGTGTCTGTCTAAGGAACGCAGACTCAGTCCAGACCGAGGAGCAGCCCGATAAGCAAATTACTGGTGAGGAGCAGAACGGGATCGAAGAAACCACTCCCGTTGCAACACCGCCTTCTGAATACGCCTCTACAGGATCTGCGGACTCTTCTACTTTCCAAGCTGATCATAAAACAACCCCTACAGAATCAATTCCTTTAGTGACTGAGCCATCGACTACATCTGATAAGCCATCCTCCCCATCTGCAAAGCCTTTCACTCCAGCTGAGGAAAGGCCGCACTGCGACGCCTCCGGAGATGGTGACCATCCTCATCCTCAGAGGTGCGAGTACTACTACAGGTGCCTCAGCGGCTATCTGACCATTGTGAGGTGTCCTTACAAATATGGCTGGGACCTTCCCACAAAGCAATGCAAGCCGATCAGCGAGACTCAGTGCTTTACTCATAACTACTAG
- the LOC6605577 gene encoding uncharacterized protein LOC6605577: MKRASMGTSRNFLRENRMMVSQASPNYQMPTASSMARCCDPVRLLLAATQRGLIGGTRAKVVPSQRKLSEKQIQTEDISDERFLSAALLKCSEKTHTHLQSRSEGDDPVEGKGEQFLDERLRLRRTASNFELGKMPEQRDGYQPGQYTMHRPLANTFGILPGGLNYLDNCFSSSRKQDDEASICSQSLKASSPRVRQMDIPEMVDVNPDDILSLHSQESCAELPVLEVQPAENSQTESPEDSQPILLTSEQRMMLMDAVRKRQNQLIAEYNRLPLSVGTLRVRNLKRQLEQQLDVLDYDLSRLSLANVYLKQESQFGTIAYHKLPTNINA, translated from the coding sequence ATGAAACGGGCATCGATGGGCACATCGCGCAATTTTCTCCGCGAGAACCGGATGATGGTGAGCCAGGCGTCTCCAAACTACCAGATGCCCACCGCCTCCTCCATGGCCAGATGCTGCGACCCAGTGAGGTTACTTTTGGCCGCCACCCAGCGGGGCTTGATTGGCGGAACAAGGGCAAAAGTTGTTCCCAGTCAACGGAAGCTTTCCGAGAAGCAGATTCAAACGGAGGACATCAGCGATGAGCGGTTTCTCAGTGCCGCCCTGCTCAAGTGCTCGGAGAAGACTCATACCCACTTGCAATCCCGCAGCGAGGGCGACGATCCAGTGGAAGGCAAAGGAGAACAGTTTCTCGACGAGAGGCTACGACTCCGACGCACTGCGTCCAATTTTGAGCTGGGCAAAATGCCGGAACAACGCGATGGCTATCAGCCGGGGCAATACACAATGCACCGGCCGTTAGCTAACACGTTCGGCATTTTGCCCGGCGGTTTAAATTACCTGGACAACTGTTTCTCCTCCAGTCGAAAACAAGATGATGAAGCATCCATCTGCTCGCAATCCCTCAAGGCAAGTTCTCCAAGGGTCCGCCAAATGGACATTCCAGAGATGGTGGATGTTAACCCAGACGATATACTAAGCTTACACTCGCAAGAGTCCTGTGCAGAGCTACCAGTTTTAGAGGTCCAACCGGCGGAAAATTCCCAAACGGAGTCACCTGAGGATTCGCAACCAATTCTGCTAACCAGTGAACAGAGAATGATGCTTATGGATGCCGTCCGTAAGCGGCAAAATCAATTGATTGCGGAATACAACCGTTTGCCACTTTCCGTAGGCACATTACGAGTCCGGAATCTCAAGAGACAACTGGAGCAGCAATTGGATGTGTTGGACTACGATCTCAGCAGGCTATCACTGGCGAATGTGTATTTGAAGCAAGAGTCACAATTTGGAACAATCGCTTATCATAAATTGCCCACAAATATAAATGCTTAG
- the LOC6605578 gene encoding tetratricopeptide repeat protein 36 homolog, translated as MPQANLKLSPHDQQVLDSIFDPLELSSLQTNNLIPAESDLKDVEPDTQAIKASRELELRAIGLSESGELDGALELFQQSLNLAQRASVLNNRAQTLRLAKRDEDALDDLNKALELANDQQTRTKCHAHCQRGVLYRKLDNLEAARADFEAAAQLGSKFAREQLVEINPFAALCNQMLRQAFDQLK; from the exons ATGCCTCAGGCCAATCTTAAGTTAAGTCCCCATGATCAGCAGGTGCTCGATTCCATTTTCGATCCCCTCGAGCTTAGCAGCCTACAGACAAATAACTTAATTCCCGCTGAATCCGACCTCAAGGATGTGGAGCCGGACACCCAGGCTATCAAAGCTTCCAGGGAACTGGAGCTAAGAGCCATTGGCTTATCCGAAAGCGGGGAGCTTGATGGAGCACTGGAGTTATTTCAGCAATCATTAAATCTAGCCCAAAGGGCTTCCGTGCTAAATAACCGGGCACAAACTTTACGCCTGGCCAAACGTGATGAGG ATGCCCTCGATGACCTAAACAAAGCCCTGGAACTGGCCAATGATCAGCAGACCCGCAccaagtgccacgcccactgtcAGCGAGGTGTCCTTTATCGTAAACTGGATAATTTGGAGGCGGCTCGTGCCGACTTCGAGGCAGCAGCCCAGTTGGGCAGTAAATTCGCCAGGGAACAG CTGGTGGAAATCAATCCATTTGCAGCTCTCTGCAATCAAATGCTCCGTCAGGCATTCGATCAACTCAAGTAG